The Blautia obeum ATCC 29174 region TATCGATGTCAGTAATGATGCCATGACGGAAGATGAATGGATCACACCGGATGATGTACAGGAAATCCGTAAGCTCGATACAGTAGGTGGTGTTAGTGTTTCAAACAATTACGATGGTGAAACGGTGACCGGTAAGGGGAATTTTTCTATCATGCTGACAGGTGAAGGTCCCGATGCCAAAATGATCAATAATTCCGATATGAAATATGGAAGTTATTTTGGCGAGACAGAGATTGAAGAGGGCAAAAATGTATGTGTAATCTCAGATACAGATGCCAGGCAGCTTTTTGGTACAGATGATGTTGTTGGTATGAGCCTTGATATTACCTGTTATGATTCTTCAAAATCTTTTCGCATCATGGGTGTCACTACGCAGAAAGAAAATGGAACATTCGTAAGTTATACTTATGATGGAATGCCGGTTACGGTAAATGTTCCGTATTCTTCCATGGATGATCTTGTGGGTGGAACCGATGAATTTTATTCCATTACAGTGGTTCAGGCAGACAAAACACTAGATTCACAGATCGTTGCAGATCAGGTCGTGCATCTTTTGGAGAAACGTCATCAGTGCGCAGGGGAAGACTATTTTCATGTGCAGAGTTTCCAGGATGTCCTGCAGTCAATGAATGAAATGCTCGGTATGGTGACGGCATTTATTTCATTTGTTGCCGGAATTTCTCTTTTGGTAGGTGGAATCGGTGTTATGAATATTATGTTGGTATCTGTTACAGAAAGAACACGTGAGATTGGAATCCGTAAATCACTTGGCGCCAAGACCTCTTCTATTATGTTACAGTTCCTTGCGGAAGCGGCAATCCTTACAGTTATGGGAGGCGTGATTGGAATTATTCTTGGAATTCTTGCAGGTTATGGAATCTGTTCTATCATGAGTGGAAGCATGGGAATGACGATCACACCGGGAATCAGCCCGACAGTGATTCTGGCGGCAACACTTTTCTCCTGTGCGGTCGGTGTATTTTTTGGAATCTATCCGGCGAAGAAAGCTGCAAAACTCAGTCCGATCGAGGCTTTGAGACGAAATTAAGTTGAATAGTTTTATAAAAACAAAATGGCTCTTCGGTATCCTTTTATAAGGAATATCGCAGAGTCATTTTGGCTTTTAAGGTTGAATTAAAGTTAATTCACACTATCACCTTTTTTCTGTTTTATATTTTATAGAAGAGGGAAGAAAAAGCCCGGGAAGTTTTATCAAG contains the following coding sequences:
- a CDS encoding ABC transporter permease → MGGLYEYIKMAVQNIRANKGRSFLTMLGIIIGIASVIAIVSIGEGTKNQMNSEIDGIGSGLIAIDVSNDAMTEDEWITPDDVQEIRKLDTVGGVSVSNNYDGETVTGKGNFSIMLTGEGPDAKMINNSDMKYGSYFGETEIEEGKNVCVISDTDARQLFGTDDVVGMSLDITCYDSSKSFRIMGVTTQKENGTFVSYTYDGMPVTVNVPYSSMDDLVGGTDEFYSITVVQADKTLDSQIVADQVVHLLEKRHQCAGEDYFHVQSFQDVLQSMNEMLGMVTAFISFVAGISLLVGGIGVMNIMLVSVTERTREIGIRKSLGAKTSSIMLQFLAEAAILTVMGGVIGIILGILAGYGICSIMSGSMGMTITPGISPTVILAATLFSCAVGVFFGIYPAKKAAKLSPIEALRRN